From a single Triplophysa rosa linkage group LG17, Trosa_1v2, whole genome shotgun sequence genomic region:
- the ube2d4 gene encoding ubiquitin-conjugating enzyme E2 D4 gives MALKRIQKELTDLQRDPPAQCSAGPVGEDLFHWQATIMGPNDSPYQGGVFFLTIHFPTDYPFKPPKVAFTTKIYHPNINSNGSICLDILRSQWSPALTVSKVLLSICSLLCDPNPDDPLVPEIAHTYKADREKYNRLAREWTQKYAM, from the exons ATGGCGTTGAAAAGAATCCAAAAG GAACTAACAGACCTACAGAGAGATCCACCAGCTCAGTGTTCCGCAGGACCAGTAGGAGAAGACC TGTTTCACTGGCAGGCAACAATAATGGGGCCG AACGACAGTCCTTATCAAGGAGGTGTTTTCTTTCTGACAATTCATTTCCCGACAGACTACCCCTTTAAACCACCAAAG GTCGCATTCACAACGAAAATCTACCACCCCAATATTAACAGTAATGGTAGTATTTGCCTGGACATCCTACGATCTCAGTGGTCACCCGCACTTACTGTATCCAAAG TCCTATTGTCCATCTGCTCCCTGTTATGTGATCCAAACCCAGATGACCCCCTCGTACCCGAGATCGCACATACATATAAAGCAGACAGAGAAAA GTACAACAGACTAGCAAGAGAATGGACGCAAAAGTACGCCATGTGA